In the genome of Paenarthrobacter ilicis, the window CTTGGACTGTGCGGCAACTTCGGTGGAGATGCCGTCCGGGATGATGAGGTTGTGCTGGTAGGACGCGGTGAGGATTGACCCCAGGACAGCCGTGCCCAGCAGCGAACCGAGTTCGTATCCGGTTTCCGAAATGGCCGAGGCCGCGCCGGATTTATCGGCCGGGACGGAGGCCAGGATGAGGTCATTGGAGATGGTTTCCGCCGCTCCAACGCCTACCGCCAGCACAGTCAGGGCCGAAAGCAGGAACAACGGTCCGTTGCCGTGGTCACCCACCATGGCCACCAGATAGCCCACGGCGCTGAGCGTCAGGCCACCGGCCACCACAAACCCGGGCCGCACGCGCTTGACCAGCGGGACCACCAGCAAACCGGCAACGACTGTTGCAAGGAGCGCTGGGATCATGGCGATGCCGGCTTCCATGGGGGACTGCCCTTCCACCAGCTGCAGGTGCTGGGCGAAGAAGTAGATGAAGCCCGTCATGGAGAACAAGGACAGTACGTTGGCAACGATTGCCGTGCTGAACACCGTGTTCTTGAAGAGGGTGACGTCCAGCATGGGGGAGTCAATCCGCTGTTGCCGGCGGACGAACAGGATGCCCATCACCAGGCCGAAAATCATGAAGGCTGCGGCCGAGGCTCCAAAACCGTGGACGGCCAGCTCCTTGATGCCGTAAACGAACGGCGCCATGGTGAAGACGGAGAGCGCGATGCTGGGAACATCAACGCGCCCGGGATGTGCATCCTTGGACTCAGGAATCAGCACCCGCCCGAAAGCCAGCAGCGGGAGCAGCAGGAACGCCGCAACCAGGAACACTGCGCCCCACCAGAAGTGCTCCACCAGCCACCCGCCGAAGATCGGGCCCAGGGCGGCGCCACCGGAGAACCCGGCCGCCCACACTGCGATCGCCAAGCGGCGGCGGTTGGGGTCAGTAAAGATGTTCCGGATCAGGGAGAGGGTTGAGGGCATCAGCATGGCGCCAAAAACACCCAGTCCGGCGCGCCCGGCGATGAGCCATTCCGCGGTGGGCGCGAATGCCGTAGCAGCCGAAACCGCAGCGAAGCCTGTGCTGCCGATCAGAAGCAGCCGGCGTCGTCCGATCCTGTCACCCAGGTTGCCCATGGACACCAGCAGCGCGGCCAATACCAGCGGGTAGGCGTCCACGATCCAGAGGAGCTGGATCCCGCCGACGTTCAACGAACGGGCGATTTCCGGCAGGGCGAAGGTCAATGCGGTGTTGTCCACCGCAACCAGCAGGACGGGGAACATCAGGAGTGCCAGGGCAAGCCAGTCGCGCCAAGGAGCGCGCGGGCCCATGGCGGGACGAGCGGACTGGGAGGCGTGGATGACAGACTGCGAAGGCATGTCATCAACTGTACCGTCCAGACGGTACAGTTTCAAATGGAATGCACAAACGCTATAGGGAATGATGGTTACATGCCACGGAAACCAGTCGCCAGGGACGCAGTCCTTGATGCATACGAGTCCCTGCTCATTGACGTGGGGGAGCGGGCAGCCACCCTGGACGCCGTGGCCAAAAGGGCCGGTGTCTCCAAGGGAGGCTTGCTGTACCACTTCCCCAATAAGGAAGCGCTGATCAGTGCCCTGCTGGAACGTTTGGATGCCCTGGGCCAGGAGGACATTGAGCAGATGAAAGCAGCCGAGGACGGGGCGGCAGCCTACTTCATCCGTTCCTCCGTGTGGGCGGGAACTCCCA includes:
- a CDS encoding MFS transporter; the encoded protein is MPSQSVIHASQSARPAMGPRAPWRDWLALALLMFPVLLVAVDNTALTFALPEIARSLNVGGIQLLWIVDAYPLVLAALLVSMGNLGDRIGRRRLLLIGSTGFAAVSAATAFAPTAEWLIAGRAGLGVFGAMLMPSTLSLIRNIFTDPNRRRLAIAVWAAGFSGGAALGPIFGGWLVEHFWWGAVFLVAAFLLLPLLAFGRVLIPESKDAHPGRVDVPSIALSVFTMAPFVYGIKELAVHGFGASAAAFMIFGLVMGILFVRRQQRIDSPMLDVTLFKNTVFSTAIVANVLSLFSMTGFIYFFAQHLQLVEGQSPMEAGIAMIPALLATVVAGLLVVPLVKRVRPGFVVAGGLTLSAVGYLVAMVGDHGNGPLFLLSALTVLAVGVGAAETISNDLILASVPADKSGAASAISETGYELGSLLGTAVLGSILTASYQHNLIIPDGISTEVAAQSKETLAGAVDAASTLSAPLGEALTAAATIAFDSGVHITAAIGLVLMAGTAVLAAILLRNVPKAT
- a CDS encoding TetR/AcrR family transcriptional regulator is translated as MPRKPVARDAVLDAYESLLIDVGERAATLDAVAKRAGVSKGGLLYHFPNKEALISALLERLDALGQEDIEQMKAAEDGAAAYFIRSSVWAGTPMDRAFVAATRLAEVAHEETRRRFAGIQKQWLDVLAEDVGPEVAKAVSYMGDGLYFNAMFESGQEEGNNRREADVEILLAVVERLRK